The sequence below is a genomic window from Setaria italica strain Yugu1 chromosome IV, Setaria_italica_v2.0, whole genome shotgun sequence.
TTAAAGACTGGACTTAACCTTACTATCAAGCAACTCAAAAATAGGTGGCCACagtgtaggactttgtacacaTTTAGGAACATGATGCAAACTGATATAGGTCTAGGGAGAAGATCTGATGGCAGTATAGTAGCATCAGCTGATTGGTGGGATAAGGCATTAAAGGTAACCTGTTTGTAATGTTGTCTAGCATGTACTGTCTTTGCATATGTAGCACTAGGTCTGTTTTTATTGTACTGATAAGATGCTTAACTGTTATACAGGGAAAAAGTGAATGTAGAAAGTTCATGTTTGGTGTGCCAACATATATTGGATATCTTGAGGAGATGTTTAAAGGACATTTAGTGGATGGAGCAACTTCTATCATAGCAGGTTCATCAACTCAAGAGAAGGGAGATGAGGAGGTAGACTTGGGTGATGATGAAGGTGaagaacaagaggaagaggacTTCCTGGCAAGTCCTTTGAGCAGTGGCAGCCGCAAGAGAACAAATAGCTTATCTAGCACAGCCACAAGCCCAAACAAGAAGAGTAAGAGCCCAATGGTCAAGATGTTCCAGGGGCTTCTTGTTGAGTTACAAGTTTCTAGGAGCAAGGAAGGAGCAACAATACAAGAAATGGTTAAACAGAGACAAGATGAGTTGGAAAAAAAGCACCAGTACAGGCAGCTTGAGTTGGAAAAGAGGCACTATCTGAGGGAGATGGAGAAACAGAAGGAGTTGGAAAACAAGCAGAAGGAAAAGGATGACATAAAGAGGTGTCTTTTGTTGGTAAAGCAGGCTGGAGCTGGTCCCACAATTTGGCATAGCAACAAGATTGTTTCAGCAGGAGTACTACAGAGATGTGTTTGACATGATCGACGATGATGAGGAGAAATTGATTTGGTTGAGGAAGACATGGAATGACATGGAATGACTGCTATGTCTATCTGGAttgtgttgtttcttttgttagGAACTAGAATTATCTTTTAATGGCAGAACCTTTTGTTATGTCTCAACTGTGTTGTTTAATTTCTAATGGACATGTATTGAGGTGTTGAATGAATGTGTGCATTCAATGCTGTGAATTGTGTTATTTCATTGGTGTTTATTGCTTTGTATATTGCTATTTATATGCTTTGTATATTGCTATGTATATGTCTTAATTATATCATTGATGGCTGCATAATATGGTTGTTTATATGTCTGATATTCTAACAAACAGTATTGATTTGCTTATTTTTGTTGTTGCAGTAAGAAGAAGAATGGGATGACCAATgggatgaagaggatgatgacAGAGAGGACTTTGATCAAAGAATACAGTCCTATATCTTGCATTgtaggaagaagaggagaaaaatcTTGACTattgctgctgccatgttgggTATGTATCACTTCAACACTTATACGAACAAAGCAGCTCACAGAATAGCAACCGAAAGTGGATTTGAATGGGTCATGAGGACACTAGGAAATAGCACATCTTGTTATAATATGTTTAGAATGAGTCAAGATTTGTTTCTGAGGCTGCATAGTTTGCTAGTTGAATCTTATGGATTGAAATCAACTAAGAGGATGTCATCAATTGAAGCTTTAGGACTGTTTCTATGGATATGTGGTGCACCTCAATCTCTTAGACAAGCTGAAGACCGCTTCACAAGATCACTCAAAACAATTTGTAGAAAGTTTGATAAAGTGCTAGAGAGTGTGAACAAGCTAGCAGTTGACATCATTAAGCCAAAGGACCCTGAGTTTAATTTTGTGCATCCTAGGTTGCAAAGCCCTAGGTTCACACCATTCTTTGACAAttgcattggagcaatagaCGGTACTCATATTCCTGTAACAGTGCCAAGTACCCAAGTAGTACAACATATGGGAAGACATGGGTATACGAGTCAGAATGTCATGGCCACATGTAATTTCGACATGAGGTTTACCTTTGTGGTGGCTGGTTGGCCTGGGACAGTTCATGACATGCGGGTTTTCAAAGatgcaattgacaagtttggaGAAAAGTTTTCGCACCCACCTGAAGGTAATGACCTAGATtgcatgcattttattattattacaaCACTAGGTCTGTGACTTACATAATTCATGTATTATGAATGCGCAGGCAAGTTCTACCTTGTTGACTCGGGTTACCCAAATCGACCGGGATATTTTGCACCCTACAAAGGAACCAAGTACCATTTGCCGGAGTTTAGACAAGGGCCAatgccaagaggtaaaaaagaacTCTTTAACTACTCACATTCTTCActtcgtaatgtcattgaaTCGGTCGTTtggagttctaaagatgaagtggaggatatTGCTTAACCTTCCTAGCTATCCAATGCAAAAGCAAAGCCGTATAATTATTGCGTGCATGGCACTACACAATTTTATTAGAGAGAGTTTTTCGAGAGATGTGGACTttgatttggttgatcgtgATGAGAGCTATGTTCCATTCGCCGAAGGATCCTCTTCTCAGGGTAATGTGTCAAATGTACGTCATGGAGACGAATATCGAAATATGAACGAGTTCCGTGATTGGATAGCCGATGATTTGTTTAGTATAGCATAGATGTCAACGTGTAATGATGATTTTATTGATGTGTCGAATTTTTGTATGGACGAGTATGTATACATTtgtgtgcattttttttacataatgGAATAAATATGTACTCGTCCACATTtgtgtgcatttttttttacataatgGAATAAATATGTGGCTTAAAAAAAATCCCGTATGCAGCTACCTCACTGTCTTGTGACAGGAACAAGAAATGGCGCCAgctgaagaagaaaaatgacgCCAGCAGCAACCAATGTTGGCGTCAGAAAAGTCACAGGGGCATAGTTGGTTTGGCGCCAGAAAAATCACAGGGGCATGGTGGGAGGTAGTGGGAGGGTAGTAGGGTCATTTTACCACTTCATTAATtgcctttagtcacttttaggaggtggaaccaaataGACTTTTAGGAGGTACCTAAaaatgggggtgtttgggagaggggtgctaaactttagcacccccactttagtccattttagtcacttgtgctcccaaacaggtgagctaaaactggtggactaaattttagccccccactAATCCCTTAGTCACTTGGGGGTAGCTAAATGgactaaatggactaaaaaNNNNNNNNNNNNNNNNNNNNNNNNNNNNNNNNNNNNNNNNNNNNNNNNNNNNNNNNNNNNNNNNNNNNNNNNNNNNNNNNNNNNNNNNNNNNNNNNNNNNCTCGTGGCTGATGGCGCTCGCGGCACCCGCGCTGACGGCGCTGCTCGCCGGCACCTCTGGCTCATGCCACTCCAGGGGTAAAAGGATCATTTGGTATagcagttgctaaactttaggctccctcccaaacacccccaaaggctaaaatttagtccactTTTTTTGAGatgactaaaatttagttcaggactaaattttagcaccctcctcccaaacagggtCAAAATCTTTTAGGAGCTAGAGTGTGGAAACAAATAGACCTTTATAACAAACCTGAAGAACCAAACGGCGCCTTGCTTGCTTTAATAGGCAGACATAAAGCGCGCCCGTCCGTCGCACCGCGCTGTCGTCTCATCTTCAGTCTTCTTCCCCGCTCCGCCGCGCTCCCATACCACCCCCAACGCCAACAATCTCACAGCAGCAGGGTAGTCGGGTCCGGGTCCCGCATGGAGTCCCTGGTGGCGGCGCTCCCCTTgggcggcgcagcggcggcggcggcggccgtcgggggcctgctggcggccgccgcgctAGCCGGGAGGGCCGGCCTCGTCGGCCCCAAGAACAACGGCTCCAACGCGCCCCCAGGTCAGTCGGCCGACGGTGATCCCCCGCTCCCTAGTCTGATTAATGCCGGGCCCCCGATCATCGCATCCTGCCTCCCTGATCCGCCCGGTCGGTGCCGTCTCCTTCTGTTCATCGCTCCTTGGGGTGACGGAGGATTGGGGAAGAAATTCCTTCAGCATAATCACGTCCACTTTCTTTGTGCGTATGAATAAATTCCTGCCTGCATTTATTATCGTGGACTTTAAGCTAGAAAAAAAAGTGGGATTTTGATGTCGTGCAACAGTGTACTGGGCCACGACCGAATCACATTTTGAGCGTGCCTACTAAACTATGCCTAATTCTTGTCCATTAGTGCACATGTATTTCTGGACCAAGTACTTGCCGTCCGTCCCGACCTCGTGTTCCAGCAGATTCTTTGTCCGGCAATTAGAGATAATCTAAGCCATGTGCAGACGGTGTCGAATTTAAAAGGAAATCTTCACGACTCATGGCTCACTTGAGCATGAAGACGAGAGTTGGTAACAAAACAGAAGCCACCAGACGTTTGTGACAAGAGAtgttatatactccctccgtcccaaattactattcgttttagcttttctatgtacatagcttttgatttGCAGCTAGATatatatacatagcaaaagttatatatctagaaaagctaaaatgaatagtaatttgggatggagagagtataTGTACGTGGGATATGGAATACGGATAGCTCCAACTCCACGGCCCACCAAGTGGTCCCGATGCATGGGCACTGAACAGTCGGGTGTGTACTTTCACAAGGAAAGTGCTTTCTGAGCTCTCGCAAAGAAAGCTGCACGAATGAAACTTATGGCAGAACAGATAAACACAATTTGTGACCTTTTTTGGCTGTTCAtttcaacaacaaaaaaagaaacttGTTTGGCTATTGCTACTTTATGTCAGAACAGATCATCAGTTATGATCTTGTTTGGCTGTTCATAGCTCTGACTTCCACCAACTGACAGCAACAAGTCAAGTGATATAATTTTCTTCCTGACAGTTATGCAAGCAGttggcagccttgagatttccATATGAATCTTTCAAGAACAAAAAAGATTTCCATTTGTGGTGTCACATGGACTCTTTTTATATTTGCTCCTTCAAATATGTTGCTTAAACAAATGATTTTTAAATAATCTgcaaaaaaagtaaaaaaaaattgaatggtTCCTGACCATTACTTTTGATTGAAAGGGTGGTTGTTCTGTTTCAGCAACTGCTGAAAATGACCAGACCCATCGTCCTTCTTACACTGACTTACAGGACCTTCTTAACCCTTGTTTCTTTGTGTTTCAATTGATGCACTGTCGCTCTCACAAAGCAAGTTGCATGTACAATAAAGAGCAAACATTATTGTTATTAGCAGAGAGAACATATTCACTGAATGTGCTACATTATCACAGAACAGATAAAGAACAATTATGATCTTGTTGAGCTGTTCATAGCTCAGACCATCCACCAACTGAAGCAGCAAGTCCAGTGATATAGTTCTCTCGCTGACAGTTACGCAAGCAATCAGCAGTCTTGAGGTTTCCATGTGCAGTGTCACAGGGACTTCATTCCTATATATTTATATTGCTTGAACAAATATTTTTTATCTCACAAGAAAATATAAAATGGGATCATGCACTTACTGTATCCTTGtttttgcttttgcttttggtTAAAAGGGTGattgttctgaacttctgattgAGCAACTGCTGAAAAGGAGCACCCTGAAACTTCAGTACCATTTTGAAAGGCTTGCTCATGAAACAACTTTAGACAAGTTTATTTGATAAGTTATAATCCCTTGTTTTGCAGGTTTTTATTTCAATTTATCAACTGTCCAGGAACTGAAATTAAGCATTTTGAAAATGGGAAAAATCTTAATGTGGAGTTTTTTAATAGAACTAAGTAAATATTTTTACACCTTACCATAGTATTTCCTTGCAGTATAAGATAACTTCACAGCATTACCAAAGTCCAGGAACCTTCATGAACACTTTGTTCTTTTGATTTGATATTTATAGGAAAATTAGTTTTGGGCAAGCATGTGCTTATTGCCATGTAGCAACTCAATAATGACCAGCTCTTAGTTTACCAGGTTTAGCATTTACTGAACGTATGCTCTTATCAGCTACTGCAGCTTCATAACCAAACAGGGGTATTTCAATTATTCAGTCTATGTCAGAGTAAAAGGACTAAACCCTCaagttattttatttattttcatgCAGCTGTTCCTGGTTTACCACTTATTGGTAATCTTCTTCAgttgaaagaaaagaaacccCACCAAACCTTTACAAAATGGGCTGAAACTTATGGGCCAATTTACACTATAAAGACCGGTGCTTCTTCTGTAGTTGTGCTCAATTCAACTCAAGTAGCCAAAGAGGTTAGTTGGAAGTTGTGTGTTTTTACCTTTTAAGTTCTGTTACACATATGGTTATGAGTTGTTGCTGTACATTAGTTTCCAGAAATCCAGGGCAATTGTGGCAGTTGGACCTTTTTTAGTGTTACCATGATTGTTGCACCAGAAACTCTACATTTTCGATGCTTTCTCTTTAGTGTTTTTCTTTACAATTTGACTTTCGAATGGCGATCTCAAAGTCAAATACTGATATAGGAGTTCTGCTCACATCCTAAAATTATATTTTAAAAGCTAATATGATGTTATTGTTGCTACAATATCCCTCTTGATGGATATAAATCAGTCTTTAATGGCCCCTTTTGCTTACAAGAACTATCAGGATAAAAGTTAAAGCATTATTTAATTTTAAACTGTGGATTAACAATATTAAACAGAAACACATCTTAGTTTTTTAGGTATTCTATTAACATTGTTTCTTCTCAATGATTAGGGGTTGTAGAGATCTCTCGCATTTCGTCAAAACTAATAAGAATAATTATTATTGATTCTGTATTTTATAGGCAATGATTGCAAAATTCTCATCCATATCTACTCGAAAGCTGTCTAAAGCATTGTCAGTGCTCACATGTGACAAAACTATGGTTGCTACAAGTGACTATGGTGACTTCCACAAAATGGTCAAGCGTTATATCATGACAAGCATGCTAGGTACTTCTGGCCAGGTATAGGTAACAATTTAACATCATACAATTGTAATAAGTGTTCTTGAGCGCCAACCACAAATTTTAATCGACTGAGGTCTAATAATGCCGTGATTGCACAAACTTCAGAAACAATTTCGGGACACAAGAAACATGATGGTTGATAACATGCTGAGCACTTTCCACACATTGTTGAATGATGATCCAAATGCTCCTCTGAATTTCCGGGAAGTTTTCAAGAATGAGTTATTCCGTTTATCCCTGATTCAGGTAAGCCTTCATTTAGTGTGATTAGTCATGCTGCTTCATAATTTTTACTGTCGTTCAACATACCTTGGTTAGAACTTCACATTGGCCTTCTGTGTACATAATAGTTTGTTTATTATTATATTTCTAAAATTGAGATTGCCTCTACAATTTTAGGCTTTAGGTGAGGATGTGAGTTCAGTCTATGTGGAAGAGTTTGGAAAGGTCATATCAAAGGAGGAAATCTACCAGGCCACGGTGGTTGACATGATGATGTGCGCAATTGAGGTCGACTGGAGGGATTTCTTCCCATACCTCAGCTGGGTTCCAAATAGGAGCTTTGAAACAAGAGTACTAACTACAGAAGGTAGGCGAACAGCAGTGATGCGAGCCTTGATTGATCAGCAAAGGAAAAGAATTGCTC
It includes:
- the LOC101769883 gene encoding ent-kaurene oxidase 2, with the translated sequence MESLVAALPLGGAAAAAAAVGGLLAAAALAGRAGLVGPKNNGSNAPPAVPGLPLIGNLLQLKEKKPHQTFTKWAETYGPIYTIKTGASSVVVLNSTQVAKEAMIAKFSSISTRKLSKALSVLTCDKTMVATSDYGDFHKMVKRYIMTSMLGTSGQKQFRDTRNMMVDNMLSTFHTLLNDDPNAPLNFREVFKNELFRLSLIQALGEDVSSVYVEEFGKVISKEEIYQATVVDMMMCAIEVDWRDFFPYLSWVPNRSFETRVLTTEGRRTAVMRALIDQQRKRIARGEARISYLDFLLAENTLTDEQLLMLVWEAVIEAADTTLVTTEWAMFEIAKHPEKQDRLYQEIQEVCSNEIVTEDHLPRLPYLNAVFHETLRRHSPVPLVPPRFVHENTNLASYDIPAGTEMIINLFGCNMNKRDWDEPEEWKPERFLDGRFESADMYKTMAFGAGRRACAGSMQAMNISCTAIARFVQEFTWRLKEGDEEKADTIQLTTNRLYPLYVYLTPRGRK